The following proteins are co-located in the Desulfobacterales bacterium genome:
- a CDS encoding ATP-binding protein, with product MAMAGVAWAWEEITAAGGIKRMGIQSKPETFLAAEPQQPDRRRFLRFAPMWQANLLVFGCLIGIVLAMVYWQIRSSENTFVSHVRDHARLLASVIRLQADTAVMSKNAIEAIMQTFLGNTARFVDYLDTIAPFTPDELTAFANESGLAGIAIATADNQVTQGPGGWMPDQIKAEQPEPNMLSYKPESALYYLTLPRPEGGRILVGFQSDRIKRLRRELSLDTLLETLSAMPEIEYVRLAAADKAAVDTGQPVINFTHNKDRQIAEARMPFEGKYLLLGLDANFYFNRVNQLWTQFFVIAGILALIGIGLSWGLYRYQAAYLRQIRSFERKLAKEQEDAALGRATAAIAHELRNPLNAISMGLQRLSNETAGLTSAQSELIDALMASVNRSNKLIEDLKQFAGPITPDRQAIHPDAVISSQITLYKDDVYKRGISVDYKPAFTRTLMADADLFAIAFENLLKNAVEAQPNGGYINIRLDRESDDVVVTMENAGLAFDNGELANMLAPYVTTKTHGSGLGLAMVDRIARAHGGSLELNSPRPGEIKIRLIFPLQGSI from the coding sequence ATGGCCATGGCGGGCGTGGCATGGGCATGGGAAGAAATCACGGCGGCGGGCGGCATTAAGCGGATGGGAATCCAATCGAAACCCGAAACATTTCTGGCAGCGGAACCCCAGCAGCCGGATCGGCGGCGGTTCCTGCGTTTTGCCCCGATGTGGCAGGCCAATCTGCTCGTGTTCGGCTGCCTCATCGGTATTGTGCTGGCCATGGTTTACTGGCAAATCCGGTCTTCGGAAAATACCTTTGTCAGCCATGTCCGGGATCATGCCCGGCTGCTTGCCAGCGTGATCAGGCTGCAGGCGGATACGGCGGTCATGTCCAAAAACGCCATTGAAGCCATCATGCAGACGTTTCTGGGGAATACGGCCCGGTTTGTGGATTACCTGGATACGATCGCGCCTTTCACACCGGATGAGCTGACGGCATTTGCCAATGAAAGCGGCCTGGCCGGCATTGCTATCGCGACGGCTGACAATCAGGTTACCCAGGGCCCCGGCGGATGGATGCCGGATCAAATCAAAGCCGAGCAGCCGGAACCGAATATGCTTTCCTACAAACCGGAAAGCGCGCTTTATTATCTCACGTTGCCCCGCCCGGAAGGCGGGCGGATTCTGGTTGGCTTTCAATCCGACCGGATCAAACGCCTGAGGCGGGAGCTGAGCCTGGATACGCTGCTTGAAACCCTTTCTGCCATGCCGGAAATCGAATATGTGCGCTTGGCGGCGGCAGATAAGGCGGCTGTGGACACAGGCCAACCGGTTATCAATTTTACGCATAATAAAGATCGCCAGATTGCCGAGGCCCGCATGCCGTTTGAGGGTAAATATTTATTGCTTGGCCTGGATGCGAACTTCTATTTTAACCGGGTCAATCAGCTCTGGACCCAGTTCTTTGTTATCGCCGGCATCCTGGCGCTGATCGGAATCGGGCTGTCATGGGGGCTTTACCGGTATCAGGCGGCTTATCTCAGACAGATCCGGAGTTTTGAACGAAAGCTGGCAAAAGAACAGGAGGATGCGGCCCTGGGGCGGGCGACCGCGGCCATTGCCCATGAATTGAGAAATCCCTTAAACGCCATCAGCATGGGACTTCAGCGGTTAAGCAATGAGACCGCAGGCCTGACATCCGCCCAAAGCGAGCTGATCGACGCACTGATGGCGTCCGTCAATCGGAGCAATAAACTCATAGAAGACCTTAAGCAGTTTGCCGGCCCCATCACCCCGGACAGGCAGGCGATACATCCGGATGCGGTTATCTCATCGCAAATCACGCTCTATAAGGATGATGTTTACAAACGTGGCATATCAGTGGATTACAAGCCCGCATTTACCCGCACGTTGATGGCGGATGCCGATCTTTTCGCCATTGCGTTTGAGAATCTGCTTAAAAATGCCGTGGAGGCCCAGCCGAACGGGGGCTATATTAACATCCGCCTTGACCGGGAATCCGATGATGTCGTGGTGACCATGGAAAATGCCGGGCTGGCATTTGATAATGGCGAACTTGCAAATATGCTTGCCCCCTATGTCACCACCAAGACCCATGGATCCGGTCTCGGCCTTGCCATGGTGGATCGTATCGCCAGGGCTCATGGGGGATCGCTGGAGCTGAACTCACCGCGGCCGGGGGAGATCAAAATCCGGTTGATTTTTCCGCTGCAGGGAAGCATCTAA